From a single Betaproteobacteria bacterium genomic region:
- a CDS encoding GGDEF domain-containing protein: MKIDQGKELPNDNAPAKALTKVLGQSERVKDLVEECAVELSTVNLDLKQELADGERLPGIEIALEKSEVIEDKVQVASDELAVVNLALAAEITERHDLERQLAEVTEQKDAAWHAAFHDELTGLPNRALFNDRLEHALAQATRHGWNLAVMFVDLDKFKEVNDSYGHAVGDSVLQTIAGRLKEHTRRADTMSRMGGDEFLYLLMETGDVRDVTQVAEKIIKSIQVPCDVIAGEGTVSPSVRASIGIAIFPRDGTTVEALIERADTAMYQAKQDQTGYAFAQ, from the coding sequence ATGAAAATCGATCAAGGTAAAGAGCTGCCAAATGACAACGCGCCCGCCAAGGCGCTGACGAAAGTGCTGGGTCAAAGCGAACGCGTCAAGGACCTGGTGGAAGAGTGTGCCGTGGAGCTCTCGACAGTCAATCTGGATCTCAAGCAGGAGCTCGCGGACGGCGAACGCCTGCCCGGCATTGAAATTGCCCTCGAAAAAAGCGAGGTCATTGAAGACAAGGTGCAAGTCGCGTCCGACGAACTGGCGGTGGTGAATCTGGCGCTGGCCGCCGAGATCACCGAACGCCACGACCTCGAACGTCAATTGGCCGAGGTGACCGAACAGAAAGACGCGGCCTGGCACGCGGCCTTCCACGATGAGTTGACGGGGTTGCCGAATCGCGCCCTGTTCAATGATCGCCTGGAACATGCTCTCGCGCAGGCAACGCGCCACGGCTGGAATCTGGCCGTGATGTTCGTGGATCTGGACAAATTCAAGGAAGTCAATGATTCGTACGGGCATGCGGTCGGCGACAGCGTCCTGCAAACGATTGCAGGACGCCTGAAGGAACATACTCGCCGTGCGGACACGATGAGCCGCATGGGCGGCGACGAGTTCCTGTACCTGCTCATGGAGACGGGAGACGTGCGGGATGTTACACAGGTCGCCGAGAAGATCATCAAGTCAATTCAGGTTCCTTGCGACGTCATTGCCGGTGAGGGTACTGTCAGCCCGAGCGTCAGGGCCAGTATTGGAATTGCGATCTTCCCGCGGGACGGCACCACGGTGGAGGCGTTGATTGAGCGCGCGGATACGGCGATGTACCAGGCCAAACAGGATCAGACGGGATACGCATTTGCGCAGTGA
- a CDS encoding transglutaminase family protein codes for MQIRVGFEMIYDCPQPTPMILNLNVHSTRVSDLVGSDELMIDPRVPRSGYRDSFGNWCTRIVAPEGRTRVSADAILNDSGIPDVVMPQAKQIPVPDLPEETLLFLLGSRYCETDRLSEIAWNLFGQTPNGWDRVQAICDYVHRHITFGYENARMTRSALEAYYDRTGVCRDYAHLAVAFCRCMNIPARYCTGYLGDIGMPPPYGTMDFAAWFEAYLDGCWYTFDARNNTPRIGRVLIARGRDASDVAISTTFGPNKLASFRVWTDEVLAG; via the coding sequence ATGCAAATACGTGTTGGCTTTGAAATGATTTATGACTGCCCGCAGCCCACGCCCATGATTCTGAATCTGAACGTCCACTCGACACGGGTCTCCGACCTCGTCGGTAGCGACGAGTTGATGATTGATCCTCGGGTGCCTAGATCGGGCTATCGCGACAGCTTCGGCAATTGGTGTACACGCATCGTGGCGCCGGAAGGCCGCACACGCGTCTCGGCGGATGCGATCCTCAACGATAGCGGCATCCCCGACGTGGTCATGCCTCAGGCAAAACAGATTCCGGTGCCGGACTTGCCCGAGGAAACCTTGCTGTTCCTGCTCGGCAGCCGGTATTGCGAAACCGATCGCCTGTCCGAAATTGCGTGGAATCTGTTTGGGCAAACACCAAATGGATGGGACCGCGTCCAGGCGATCTGCGATTATGTCCACCGGCATATCACCTTCGGGTATGAAAATGCGCGCATGACGCGTTCAGCGCTTGAGGCCTATTACGACAGAACCGGCGTGTGTCGCGACTATGCGCACCTGGCAGTGGCGTTCTGCCGGTGCATGAATATTCCGGCACGTTACTGCACCGGCTACCTCGGTGATATCGGCATGCCCCCACCCTATGGCACGATGGACTTCGCCGCGTGGTTTGAGGCGTATCTTGATGGCTGCTGGTACACCTTCGACGCGCGCAATAACACGCCGCGCATCGGCCGGGTGTTGATCGCACGCGGCCGCGACGCGAGCGACGTCGCAATCAGCACCACGTTTGGCCCGAATAAACTGGCGAGCTTCAGGGTGTGGACGGACGAAGTGCTGGCAGGGTAA
- a CDS encoding peptidase, which produces MTYCIGVMLESGIVFASDSRTNAGVDNIAKFCKMTVFERPGDRVIVLLSSGNLAGTQAVIGVLNQRCAASDSPPNLWSAQTMFDVAMLVADAMRDIERRDGEYLERSEISFNASFIVGGQIRGEPMRLFRIYAEGNFIEAGIDTPYLQTGETKYGKPIIDRVISRATLLADAVKCVLVSFDSTMRSNLSVGMPIDLICYELDSLEVRKRRRFDHGDAYFTALSREWGEGTRQVFRHLPELAW; this is translated from the coding sequence ATGACCTACTGCATTGGCGTAATGCTTGAAAGCGGGATTGTTTTCGCCTCGGACTCGCGTACCAACGCCGGCGTGGACAATATTGCCAAGTTCTGCAAGATGACGGTATTCGAGCGTCCGGGCGATCGCGTCATCGTATTGCTGAGTTCCGGCAATCTCGCCGGCACACAGGCCGTGATTGGCGTGTTGAACCAGCGTTGCGCGGCCAGCGACTCGCCGCCGAACCTGTGGAGCGCACAGACAATGTTCGACGTCGCGATGCTGGTCGCGGACGCGATGCGCGATATCGAGCGGCGCGATGGTGAATACCTCGAGCGCAGCGAGATCAGTTTCAATGCCTCGTTTATCGTCGGTGGACAGATCCGCGGCGAGCCAATGCGGCTGTTCCGCATCTATGCCGAGGGAAATTTCATCGAGGCCGGCATCGATACCCCTTATTTGCAGACCGGTGAAACCAAGTATGGCAAGCCGATTATCGACCGCGTTATTTCGCGCGCCACACTCCTTGCGGACGCCGTGAAGTGCGTGCTGGTGTCATTCGATTCGACCATGCGCAGCAACTTGTCGGTGGGCATGCCGATCGACCTTATTTGCTACGAACTGGATTCCCTTGAAGTGCGGAAGCGTCGCCGCTTCGACCATGGAGACGCCTATTTCACCGCCCTCAGCCGCGAGTGGGGTGAAGGGACACGCCAGGTGTTTCGGCACTTGCCCGAACTTGCCTGGTAG
- a CDS encoding MlaE family lipid ABC transporter permease subunit — protein MSSITTRSPSSRLTVTLDEGRAALAGSLDAATTADARRTFSTAASTGKHRIDLSALTALDTAGALLLCAWQERGDTLVGLSAEHRKLVKLIAGLDRAPPDVTRRVNALRTFIIGLGRAGAATLRDLVEFVDFTGRAAASIGQLLRHPASVRMPAIAHHIMETGVKALPIVGLLAVMISIVIAYQGVAQLRPYGGQDLTINLVSVSVLREMAVLITAILVAGRSGAAFAAEIGVMQAGEEIDALKVMGLDPMQLLVAPRLIALFLTLPLLTFFADAMGLLGGAVISYTLLDVSFAQYLPRVREAIDSSDLFAGLIKAPVFAVIITVVGCMHGLKVTGSAESVGVETTRAVVKSIFLVIVLDALFSIFFEKVGI, from the coding sequence ATGTCTTCAATCACTACACGATCACCGTCGTCTCGCCTCACCGTCACGTTGGACGAAGGCCGCGCCGCGTTAGCCGGCAGCCTCGATGCCGCGACCACGGCAGACGCTCGGCGCACCTTCTCGACCGCCGCCAGTACCGGCAAGCATCGCATCGATCTCTCCGCCCTGACCGCGCTCGACACGGCAGGCGCGCTGTTGCTCTGCGCGTGGCAGGAGCGTGGCGACACATTGGTCGGCCTCAGCGCGGAACATCGCAAGCTCGTCAAGCTCATCGCCGGTCTGGACCGCGCGCCGCCTGACGTGACGCGTCGCGTCAATGCCCTGCGTACATTCATCATCGGCCTCGGCCGCGCGGGTGCGGCAACGCTGCGTGACCTCGTCGAATTTGTCGATTTCACGGGTCGCGCCGCCGCGTCGATCGGCCAATTGCTGCGGCACCCGGCCAGCGTGCGGATGCCGGCAATCGCGCACCACATCATGGAGACCGGCGTGAAGGCGTTGCCGATCGTGGGACTGCTGGCGGTGATGATCAGCATTGTCATCGCTTATCAGGGTGTCGCGCAGTTGCGGCCCTATGGCGGGCAGGATCTCACCATCAATCTGGTGTCGGTGTCGGTGCTGCGCGAGATGGCGGTGCTGATCACGGCCATTCTGGTTGCCGGGCGCTCGGGCGCGGCGTTTGCCGCCGAGATCGGCGTGATGCAGGCGGGCGAAGAGATCGACGCATTGAAAGTCATGGGCCTCGACCCGATGCAACTGCTGGTCGCGCCGCGTCTGATTGCGCTCTTCCTCACATTGCCGTTGCTGACTTTCTTCGCGGATGCCATGGGCCTGCTCGGCGGCGCGGTGATTTCGTACACATTGCTCGATGTCTCGTTCGCACAATATCTGCCGCGGGTACGCGAAGCCATCGACAGCAGCGACCTGTTCGCCGGCCTGATCAAGGCGCCGGTGTTTGCAGTGATCATCACCGTGGTCGGCTGCATGCACGGCCTCAAGGTCACGGGTTCGGCCGAGAGCGTCGGGGTGGAAACCACGCGTGCAGTGGTGAAATCCATTTTCCTGGTCATCGTGCTGGACGCCCTGTTCTCGATCTTCTTCGAGAAGGTCGGAATATGA
- a CDS encoding ATP-binding cassette domain-containing protein, which translates to MKNANGNGHIMSARGIVNRFGKQTVHDKLDLDIVAGEVLGIAGGSGSGKSVLLRTLAGLHTPQAGKVLAGGRTVESLLPAERAAFMGMLFQQGALFTSLTVAENVMLPMREHTLLTEIEQEALAAVKLALAGLDADARAKFPSALSGGMIKRAALARALALDPRVLLLDEPTSGLDPTAADGIDQLIRLLNETLGVTVVVVTHDLNTLFSVCDRVAVLADGKITVDTPARMLRAKQPGVHAFLSGARVTAAKAAMASRTAAVTPAPMLAKVAKAERAATANVKR; encoded by the coding sequence ATGAAGAACGCGAACGGGAATGGCCACATCATGTCCGCGCGCGGCATCGTCAATCGCTTTGGCAAGCAGACGGTACACGACAAGCTTGATCTCGATATCGTGGCCGGCGAAGTGCTCGGCATCGCCGGCGGATCGGGTTCCGGAAAATCAGTGTTGCTGCGCACGCTGGCCGGGTTGCACACGCCGCAGGCGGGCAAGGTACTGGCGGGTGGGCGGACGGTGGAGAGTCTGTTGCCCGCGGAACGCGCAGCCTTCATGGGCATGCTGTTCCAGCAGGGCGCGCTTTTCACCTCGCTGACTGTCGCAGAAAACGTCATGCTGCCGATGCGTGAACATACGCTGCTGACAGAGATCGAACAAGAAGCGCTGGCCGCGGTGAAACTTGCGCTCGCCGGGCTTGATGCCGACGCCCGCGCGAAATTTCCGTCTGCCCTTTCCGGTGGCATGATCAAGCGTGCCGCGCTGGCCCGTGCATTGGCGCTCGATCCACGCGTGCTACTGCTGGACGAGCCCACTTCCGGTCTCGACCCGACGGCTGCCGACGGCATCGATCAACTCATCCGGCTATTGAACGAAACGCTGGGAGTGACTGTGGTCGTGGTGACCCACGATCTCAATACCCTGTTCAGCGTCTGCGATCGGGTGGCGGTGCTGGCCGATGGAAAAATCACCGTGGATACACCGGCAAGAATGTTGCGCGCCAAACAGCCGGGGGTTCACGCGTTCCTGTCGGGCGCGCGCGTGACCGCCGCGAAAGCAGCGATGGCCTCAAGAACCGCCGCAGTTACACCGGCGCCAATGTTGGCGAAGGTGGCAAAGGCTGAACGCGCCGCCACCGCCAACGTAAAGCGATAG
- a CDS encoding MCE family protein — protein sequence METDKRYFIAGLFIILLAAGIATAFVWLAGSERRDDVRYDVRFTESVSGLALGESVKYRGVDVGNVKSMVLDPADPRLVLVNVSVRKDAPVKTDTRATLKLKGVTGAMFIELNGGNPKAELLLATTPAGEVPVIASEKSSLATVVDQLPRVVEKFSAIEDQAKKVLNDVSGFTSKVKDNPSLLLRRPEKDKQPASGEVKN from the coding sequence ATGGAAACGGATAAACGCTATTTCATCGCGGGACTATTCATCATCTTGCTGGCAGCCGGTATCGCGACGGCTTTCGTCTGGCTGGCCGGTTCAGAGCGGCGCGATGATGTGCGTTACGACGTCCGCTTCACCGAATCCGTGAGCGGCCTGGCACTGGGCGAGTCGGTCAAGTACCGTGGCGTCGACGTGGGCAACGTCAAGTCGATGGTGCTGGATCCGGCCGACCCGCGACTGGTCCTGGTCAATGTCAGCGTCCGCAAGGATGCGCCGGTCAAGACCGATACCCGGGCGACGCTCAAACTGAAAGGTGTCACCGGCGCCATGTTCATTGAACTCAATGGCGGAAATCCCAAAGCCGAATTGCTGCTCGCCACCACCCCAGCGGGAGAGGTGCCGGTCATCGCGTCGGAAAAGAGCAGCCTTGCCACCGTGGTCGATCAGTTGCCCCGCGTGGTCGAGAAATTCTCGGCCATCGAAGACCAGGCGAAGAAGGTGTTGAACGATGTCAGCGGGTTTACCAGCAAGGTGAAAGACAACCCTTCACTCTTGCTGCGCCGGCCGGAAAAGGACAAGCAGCCAGCAAGCGGCGAGGTGAAGAACTAG
- a CDS encoding transglutaminase family protein — MVRMEYQVKLQYEAQGPCDFVFNICAARTRSQRVLHETLTVEGATPSYAFTDPMTANRINRMYTDGGPLTVRYRGSVELDHVFGDPATIEERSIRTLPSEVLPYVLPSRYCPSDKMRSLAMAMFGNIPPGYGRVAAICEWVTQHVRFKSGASDATTCALQTFDSRVGVCRDYAHLMIAICRALNIPARYVTGVDYGADPALGPTDFHAYVEVFLGQRWYLFDATGMTPVMGLIRIGTGRDAADVSFATLFGNIRCARPVLGIEMISRDEAEFEPAASMQKAVSTANGSLYYHAPQAVPETPRVSLPMPLPIPGPWAIRPATNIPHAPHFA, encoded by the coding sequence ATGGTTCGCATGGAGTATCAAGTCAAGTTGCAGTACGAAGCGCAAGGCCCATGCGATTTCGTGTTTAACATCTGTGCCGCGCGGACACGCTCGCAGCGGGTGCTGCATGAAACGTTGACGGTGGAAGGCGCCACGCCGTCGTACGCGTTCACCGATCCCATGACCGCCAATCGCATCAATCGGATGTATACCGATGGCGGACCGCTGACGGTTCGCTACCGCGGCAGTGTCGAACTCGATCACGTCTTTGGCGATCCCGCGACGATCGAAGAGCGATCGATTCGTACGTTGCCGTCAGAAGTGCTTCCATATGTTCTGCCCAGCCGCTACTGCCCGTCCGACAAAATGCGCAGTCTCGCCATGGCGATGTTTGGCAATATCCCGCCAGGTTACGGACGTGTCGCGGCGATTTGCGAATGGGTCACGCAGCATGTTCGCTTCAAGTCCGGTGCGTCCGATGCGACCACCTGCGCGCTGCAAACTTTTGATTCGCGGGTGGGCGTTTGCCGTGACTACGCGCATCTGATGATCGCCATTTGCCGTGCACTGAATATACCGGCGCGCTACGTCACGGGCGTCGACTACGGCGCGGACCCCGCGCTTGGCCCCACCGATTTTCACGCCTACGTCGAAGTGTTTCTCGGCCAGCGCTGGTATCTGTTTGACGCAACCGGCATGACGCCCGTGATGGGCCTGATTCGCATCGGCACGGGTCGCGATGCCGCGGACGTTTCATTTGCGACACTGTTCGGCAATATACGATGCGCGCGGCCCGTGTTGGGAATCGAAATGATCTCCCGCGACGAAGCGGAATTCGAACCTGCGGCGAGCATGCAAAAGGCGGTCTCGACCGCCAACGGCAGCTTGTATTACCATGCGCCGCAGGCTGTGCCTGAGACCCCGCGGGTATCCCTGCCAATGCCATTGCCAATACCCGGCCCGTGGGCGATCCGGCCCGCAACAAATATTCCCCACGCACCGCACTTTGCCTGA
- a CDS encoding CHASE3 domain-containing protein → MLRRLFDALYEKLLSRLGLALLALALLVNLAALLAVDRGIAKLEEARGWAEHSRDLMTEILSVQSLLYSDESAQRGFLYTQREDYLERLNDNDGQITSKLARLREQTADNPAQQKRVEHVLALANARINLQNETIAVQHMGRRDAALALVNSDRGKKMMEEIAREISLFLVEEDKLRVHRTRDGADIQLAVRWGFAVILFINALMILASSVTIMRGMAREAVRDKADLVQQGEREAAEVVRHDEREAAEVVRSDEREAAEAAMREGEREAAEVVRQSERRAVSVAEAELRTTELRALSVHLLRVQEDERRTIARDLHDELGGTLSAIKMDIIMGRDAAAKRSDEKSVARLQRALVSIDSAVKFIRRLIENLRPTLLDNLGFEAALRSMTEQFSERAGCECVISLPEGELELTSAQSTALYRICQEALTNVMKYAKAKHVTIALARNGSHWTLLLGDDGVGLDATKQHRAISHGLLGMRERIVALGGSFDIRGDAGCGTTLTATFPLVDSTPNAAVMDRRKSASLGDHPEG, encoded by the coding sequence ATGCTACGCCGCCTGTTTGACGCCCTCTACGAAAAACTGCTGTCACGTCTGGGTCTGGCACTACTGGCGCTGGCGTTACTTGTCAACCTCGCCGCCTTGCTGGCGGTGGACCGCGGGATTGCCAAACTCGAGGAAGCGCGGGGATGGGCCGAGCATTCGCGCGATCTGATGACGGAGATCCTGAGTGTGCAATCGCTTTTGTACAGCGACGAGAGCGCGCAACGGGGGTTCCTGTACACGCAGCGGGAAGACTACCTGGAACGGCTAAACGACAACGATGGCCAGATCACCTCGAAACTCGCCCGGTTGCGCGAACAAACCGCGGACAACCCTGCTCAACAAAAGCGGGTCGAGCATGTGCTTGCGTTGGCGAACGCAAGAATCAACCTGCAAAACGAAACCATCGCCGTTCAGCATATGGGACGCCGGGATGCCGCGCTTGCCCTGGTGAACAGCGATCGGGGCAAGAAAATGATGGAGGAGATCGCGCGAGAAATCTCGCTCTTTCTGGTCGAGGAAGACAAGTTGCGTGTGCACCGAACGCGCGATGGCGCCGACATCCAGCTGGCGGTGCGCTGGGGCTTTGCAGTGATCCTCTTCATCAACGCCTTGATGATATTGGCGAGTTCAGTGACCATCATGCGCGGCATGGCCCGCGAGGCGGTTCGAGATAAAGCGGACCTGGTGCAGCAGGGTGAGCGCGAGGCGGCGGAGGTCGTGCGGCACGATGAGCGCGAGGCGGCAGAGGTGGTGCGAAGCGATGAACGCGAGGCGGCGGAAGCGGCTATGCGAGAGGGCGAGCGCGAGGCGGCAGAGGTGGTGCGGCAAAGCGAACGCCGGGCAGTGTCCGTCGCCGAGGCAGAGCTGCGCACCACGGAGCTGCGCGCGCTATCCGTGCATCTGCTGCGTGTGCAGGAAGATGAGCGCCGCACGATTGCCCGCGACCTGCATGACGAACTCGGCGGCACCTTGTCCGCCATCAAGATGGACATCATCATGGGCCGCGACGCAGCCGCCAAGCGCAGCGATGAAAAATCAGTCGCCCGCCTGCAGCGGGCGCTCGTGTCCATCGATAGCGCCGTTAAATTCATTCGCCGCCTCATTGAGAATTTGCGGCCGACCCTGCTCGACAATCTTGGTTTCGAAGCCGCGTTGCGTTCGATGACCGAGCAGTTTTCCGAGCGTGCCGGTTGTGAGTGCGTGATTTCGCTGCCGGAGGGCGAGCTGGAACTGACTTCCGCGCAGTCCACGGCCCTGTATCGCATTTGCCAGGAAGCGCTGACCAATGTCATGAAGTACGCCAAGGCCAAACACGTGACGATCGCGCTGGCGCGCAATGGCTCGCACTGGACGCTGCTTCTCGGTGACGATGGCGTTGGCCTTGACGCCACCAAGCAGCATCGCGCCATCTCGCACGGTTTACTTGGCATGCGCGAACGCATCGTCGCACTCGGCGGGTCGTTCGATATCCGCGGCGACGCAGGATGCGGGACCACGCTCACCGCGACCTTTCCGCTGGTGGACAGCACGCCCAACGCGGCCGTCATGGATCGCCGGAAATCGGCGTCTCTCGGCGACCATCCGGAGGGCTGA
- a CDS encoding glycine zipper 2TM domain-containing protein has product MKQLTISAMIATTLMLGACATRGDSSPNYTRHVSQRSVQYGYVEDVGYGEGRGGSTGGGAIVGGIIGGVLGHQVGSGRGNTAATVVGAAGGAVIGNEVEKNQNTGDRIIVRVRLDNGTQVTYSQDGPRDFRNGDRVRIEDGRVFRG; this is encoded by the coding sequence ATGAAGCAACTCACCATTTCCGCGATGATCGCAACGACCCTGATGCTGGGCGCTTGCGCGACGCGCGGTGACAGCAGCCCCAACTACACCCGCCACGTTTCGCAACGCAGTGTCCAGTATGGCTATGTGGAAGACGTGGGCTATGGAGAAGGCCGCGGCGGTAGCACGGGTGGTGGCGCCATCGTCGGCGGCATCATCGGCGGCGTACTCGGACATCAAGTCGGTAGTGGTCGCGGAAATACCGCGGCAACCGTTGTCGGTGCGGCGGGCGGCGCCGTGATCGGCAATGAAGTCGAAAAGAATCAGAACACCGGCGATCGCATCATCGTGCGGGTACGCCTCGACAACGGCACCCAGGTGACTTACTCGCAGGACGGCCCGCGCGATTTTCGCAACGGTGATCGTGTGCGCATCGAAGATGGACGCGTGTTTCGTGGCTAG
- a CDS encoding CsbD family protein — MNWDQIEGNWKQMKGKVKEQWGKLTDDQLDVIAGKRDQLVGTIQEQYGYTKERTEEELDRWAKDHKSANPERPSKH, encoded by the coding sequence ATGAACTGGGATCAAATCGAAGGCAACTGGAAACAAATGAAGGGCAAAGTGAAAGAACAGTGGGGCAAGCTCACTGACGATCAGCTCGATGTCATCGCCGGCAAGCGTGACCAACTCGTTGGCACGATCCAGGAACAATACGGCTACACCAAGGAACGTACCGAAGAGGAACTCGACCGCTGGGCGAAGGATCACAAGTCGGCCAATCCTGAGCGGCCGTCCAAGCATTAA
- a CDS encoding entericidin A/B family lipoprotein, with translation MKKLILTLATLCSLASIAVFTTGCNTMEGAGKDIERAGEKSKAVHRNTNKHPWRFGSRPRIVAAFYGPNAWWP, from the coding sequence ATGAAGAAGCTCATCCTCACCTTGGCTACCCTGTGCAGCCTTGCCAGCATTGCCGTATTCACCACCGGCTGCAACACCATGGAAGGCGCGGGCAAGGATATCGAACGCGCGGGAGAAAAATCGAAAGCAGTGCACAGAAACACAAATAAGCATCCATGGCGATTTGGATCCAGGCCGCGCATCGTCGCGGCTTTTTACGGCCCGAATGCGTGGTGGCCATAA
- a CDS encoding BON domain-containing protein yields MNSCFHPRSAIVAMILGAFLIASGCSKYTESGQTVGQKLDSAIDKTNASIVAAGDKVEKKVDQAGAAVAGVGESISSSTGAAFDKAGNAVFTKVDQVGTIVDDSAITASIKADLLKDPGLSALGIEVNTVKAEVTLKGEVSTDIRKQRAEGIASHIVGLTKVVNLLKVSGT; encoded by the coding sequence ATGAATAGCTGTTTTCATCCCCGTTCGGCAATCGTTGCAATGATCCTCGGAGCTTTCCTGATCGCCTCGGGTTGCAGTAAATACACGGAGTCAGGCCAGACCGTCGGGCAGAAGCTCGATAGCGCCATCGACAAGACCAACGCCAGCATCGTCGCCGCGGGCGACAAGGTTGAAAAAAAGGTGGATCAGGCTGGTGCTGCCGTCGCGGGCGTGGGTGAGTCGATTTCCAGTAGTACTGGCGCGGCCTTCGACAAAGCCGGCAACGCGGTTTTCACCAAGGTTGACCAGGTCGGTACGATTGTTGACGATTCGGCCATTACGGCATCCATCAAGGCTGACCTGCTGAAGGATCCCGGACTGAGCGCGCTCGGTATTGAGGTCAACACCGTCAAGGCTGAAGTAACGCTGAAGGGGGAAGTATCCACAGACATTCGCAAACAGCGCGCCGAAGGAATTGCCAGTCACATCGTCGGCCTGACCAAGGTCGTCAACCTGCTGAAAGTAAGTGGCACCTAG